Proteins found in one Corynebacterium sanguinis genomic segment:
- a CDS encoding SDR family NAD(P)-dependent oxidoreductase: MSTFQGKVALVTGAGSGIGAAVAKKLAADGAKVVVADLKLDSADSVVEEIVNAGGEAASFEIDTADAEKNKEAVAFAVENFGSLELAVNNAGIGGKSNKVGEMDLEDWDNVIAINLSGVAYGNRYQIEQFLTQDNTSECAIVNMASIHGAVAAPGNSAYTAAKHGVVGLTKNAAVEYGTEGIRVNAVGPAYIDTPLLQNLPNDAREGLTAKHPAGRLGEADDVAALVAFLLSDEASFITGSYHLVDGGYTAV, translated from the coding sequence ATGTCTACTTTTCAGGGCAAAGTTGCACTCGTCACCGGTGCCGGTTCGGGAATCGGCGCGGCGGTAGCCAAGAAGCTCGCCGCCGATGGCGCGAAGGTCGTCGTGGCAGACCTTAAGCTCGACTCCGCCGACAGCGTTGTGGAGGAGATTGTCAACGCCGGTGGAGAGGCCGCGTCGTTCGAAATCGACACCGCTGATGCGGAGAAGAACAAGGAAGCGGTTGCGTTCGCCGTCGAGAACTTCGGTTCGCTGGAGCTTGCTGTGAACAATGCTGGTATCGGCGGCAAGTCCAACAAGGTCGGCGAGATGGACCTGGAGGATTGGGACAACGTTATCGCGATTAACCTCTCCGGCGTCGCTTACGGCAACCGCTACCAGATCGAGCAGTTCCTGACGCAGGACAACACGTCTGAGTGCGCCATCGTGAACATGGCGTCGATCCACGGCGCGGTCGCAGCTCCCGGCAACTCCGCCTACACCGCCGCAAAGCACGGCGTCGTCGGCCTGACCAAGAACGCCGCTGTCGAGTACGGCACCGAGGGCATCCGCGTCAACGCTGTCGGCCCGGCCTACATCGACACTCCGCTGCTGCAGAACCTGCCTAACGACGCCCGCGAGGGCCTGACTGCCAAGCACCCGGCTGGTCGTTTGGGCGAGGCGGACGACGTCGCCGCGCTGGTCGCGTTCCTGCTTAGCGACGAGGCGTCCTTCATCACCGGTAGCTACCACCTTGTTGACGGTGGCTACACCGCTGTCTAA
- a CDS encoding BCCT family transporter, giving the protein MSTNTSINKRGLQSDPLIFYTSVGFIALFVGLTIIFGDRARDAYSSISTALMNNFSWFYIGGVSMVLVFLIVVFVSKYGNLRLGDDEDEPEYSLPVWFAMLFAAGMGATLLFWGAAEPLHHAYNPPRGDYEPMSREAITQAFEFTYYHFGIHMWVIFTLPGLALGYFSYKRKMPARMSSLFSPLLGKRVYEWPGKLIDAAGIIGTVFGIGVSVGLGVLQISAGMNIMWSVPLITPVQLGIILAITAAACLSVASGLDKGIKILSNLNIAATVVVMLFVLLAGPTLRLIGQITESFGIYANSLPELMFWVDSYNDNPGWHATWTAFYWAWTICWAPFVGMFFARISKGRTVRAFIGGTLLLPTTFDMIWFSIFGRAATEIETANPGVLTGPVVEQGDTPQALFTLLSQYPLYGIVGSLALVVIILYFVTSMDSAAMVMDMFASGEENKTPTYYKVGWVIAIGVVTAALLFINDTGIQALQEVVIIIALPFFILYFFIMFALLKAMNDDSAARRRVRTRQWEKTDSAEKLEEAENRPAPGYDAEGNELARPELEYDPEEGGWRLSDSLIIEGDLAIGGEVDQEWSGESEPAFTIVDEETPKRR; this is encoded by the coding sequence ATGTCGACGAACACATCCATTAATAAGCGTGGGTTGCAGTCCGACCCACTGATTTTTTACACCTCCGTGGGCTTTATCGCCCTGTTCGTCGGGCTCACCATCATCTTCGGCGACCGCGCTCGCGACGCGTACTCGTCGATTTCCACGGCGCTGATGAACAATTTCTCCTGGTTCTACATCGGCGGCGTGTCCATGGTCCTGGTGTTCCTGATCGTGGTGTTCGTGTCCAAGTACGGCAACCTGCGCCTCGGTGACGACGAGGACGAGCCCGAGTACTCCTTGCCCGTTTGGTTCGCGATGCTGTTCGCCGCGGGCATGGGCGCCACGCTCCTGTTCTGGGGCGCCGCGGAACCGCTGCACCACGCCTACAACCCGCCGCGCGGTGACTACGAGCCAATGAGCCGCGAGGCGATCACCCAAGCGTTCGAGTTCACCTACTACCACTTCGGCATCCACATGTGGGTGATCTTCACCCTCCCGGGGCTGGCGCTAGGTTACTTCAGCTACAAGCGCAAAATGCCGGCGCGCATGTCCTCGCTGTTCTCCCCGCTTCTAGGCAAGCGCGTCTACGAGTGGCCGGGCAAGCTTATCGACGCCGCCGGCATCATCGGCACCGTCTTCGGCATCGGCGTCTCCGTCGGCTTGGGCGTGCTGCAGATTTCTGCCGGGATGAACATCATGTGGTCGGTTCCGCTGATCACCCCGGTGCAGCTCGGCATCATCCTCGCGATCACGGCCGCCGCGTGCCTCTCCGTTGCCTCCGGTCTGGATAAGGGGATCAAGATCCTGTCCAACCTCAATATCGCGGCGACCGTCGTAGTGATGCTGTTCGTGCTGCTGGCGGGCCCGACGCTCAGGCTCATCGGGCAGATCACCGAGTCCTTCGGCATCTACGCCAACTCGCTTCCGGAGCTAATGTTCTGGGTCGATTCCTACAACGACAACCCGGGCTGGCACGCGACGTGGACCGCGTTCTACTGGGCGTGGACGATTTGCTGGGCGCCGTTTGTGGGCATGTTCTTCGCCCGCATCTCTAAGGGCCGCACGGTGCGCGCGTTCATCGGCGGCACCCTGCTTTTGCCGACGACCTTCGACATGATCTGGTTCTCCATCTTCGGCCGCGCCGCGACCGAGATCGAGACGGCCAACCCGGGCGTGCTCACCGGCCCCGTGGTGGAGCAGGGCGACACCCCGCAGGCGCTGTTCACGCTGCTGTCCCAGTACCCGCTCTACGGCATCGTCGGCTCGCTGGCCCTGGTTGTCATCATCTTGTACTTCGTCACCTCGATGGACTCCGCCGCGATGGTGATGGATATGTTCGCCTCGGGTGAGGAGAACAAGACCCCGACGTACTACAAGGTCGGCTGGGTCATCGCCATTGGCGTGGTCACTGCGGCCCTGCTGTTTATCAACGACACCGGCATCCAGGCGCTGCAGGAAGTCGTGATCATTATCGCGCTGCCCTTCTTCATCCTCTACTTCTTCATCATGTTCGCGCTACTCAAGGCGATGAACGACGACTCCGCCGCGCGCCGCCGCGTCCGCACCCGCCAGTGGGAGAAGACCGACAGCGCCGAGAAGCTGGAGGAGGCGGAAAACCGCCCCGCGCCGGGCTACGACGCCGAGGGCAACGAGCTGGCCCGCCCCGAGCTGGAGTACGACCCGGAGGAGGGCGGTTGGAGGCTGTCGGACTCGCTGATCATCGAGGGCGACCTCGCCATCGGGGGCGAGGTGGACCAGGAGTGGAGCGGGGAATCAGAACCGGCGTTTACGATCGTCGACGAGGAAACCCCGAAGCGCCGTTAG
- a CDS encoding ThiF family adenylyltransferase encodes MRDLPHHELRRTARQMNLPGFGLEQQTALHNAHVFVIGAGGLGCPLMQTLAATGIGRITVIDDDTVDVSNIHRQILFGADDVGRAKVDVAGERLRALQPGIELNCINGRFSDNNALGLLAGVDVLVDGSDTFATKFLAADAAEIAGVPLVWGSVLRYRGDVALWFSGPGAPADGAGLRDLYPTQPGADSVPDCATAGVLGVTTSVVGGLMATEVIKYVTGVGDSVVGRLRMYDALSAAIRTFDVARDPGRDLVTGFGVYGGGRCEVVGASTRELLGRMARGEVLGLDVREEHEKALSDIPGATHHLPTSEWEADDDAAARSLLDALPRDAEVVVYCASGSRSQRFVERFADVAQRRGITLTSLPGGANMHGIE; translated from the coding sequence ATGCGTGACCTGCCCCACCACGAACTTCGCCGCACCGCCCGCCAGATGAACCTGCCCGGGTTCGGCCTCGAGCAGCAGACGGCGCTGCACAACGCCCACGTCTTTGTCATCGGCGCCGGCGGGCTCGGCTGCCCGCTGATGCAGACCCTGGCCGCCACCGGAATCGGGCGCATCACCGTGATCGACGACGACACCGTGGACGTAAGCAACATCCACCGCCAGATTCTCTTCGGCGCGGACGACGTGGGCCGCGCGAAGGTGGACGTCGCGGGCGAGCGGCTTCGCGCACTGCAGCCCGGCATCGAGCTGAACTGCATCAACGGCCGCTTCAGCGACAACAACGCGCTGGGCCTGCTCGCGGGTGTCGACGTGCTTGTCGACGGCTCTGACACGTTTGCCACCAAGTTCCTCGCCGCCGACGCCGCCGAAATTGCCGGCGTACCCCTCGTCTGGGGCTCGGTGCTGCGCTACCGCGGTGATGTTGCCTTGTGGTTCAGCGGCCCCGGCGCGCCGGCCGATGGGGCGGGCCTGCGCGACCTCTACCCCACCCAACCCGGCGCGGACTCGGTGCCCGACTGCGCCACCGCGGGAGTACTCGGGGTGACCACCAGCGTTGTCGGTGGGCTGATGGCCACCGAGGTAATCAAGTACGTCACCGGGGTCGGGGACTCGGTGGTGGGCCGGCTAAGGATGTACGACGCGCTTTCCGCAGCGATTCGTACGTTCGACGTTGCCCGCGATCCGGGGCGAGACCTCGTGACCGGTTTCGGCGTGTACGGCGGAGGGAGGTGCGAGGTGGTGGGGGCGTCGACACGCGAGCTGCTAGGCAGGATGGCGCGCGGCGAGGTCCTCGGGCTGGACGTTCGGGAGGAGCACGAGAAGGCGCTCTCCGACATCCCCGGCGCGACCCACCACCTGCCCACAAGCGAATGGGAGGCAGACGACGACGCCGCGGCGCGTTCGCTGCTCGATGCCCTACCCCGCGATGCCGAGGTGGTGGTCTACTGCGCCTCCGGCTCGCGCTCGCAGCGCTTTGTGGAACGCTTCGCCGACGTCGCGCAGCGCCGCGGCATCACGCTGACGAGCCTGCCCGGCGGGGCAAACATGCACGGGATAGAATAA
- a CDS encoding glycosyltransferase 87 family protein: MTFVNRPKPRHAVTPPRAGISTPPEKELAGAPVLIVGLGALIAWMVVRIFTQPEDHALRWRVPLDLEIYRMGGQALLRGENLYDKAYIFDLPFTYPPFAGVLFTSFAYLADNALIILWQIGMLAALAAIIALVFRERGFKLTPLTLLVCALLSCASIGNEAVHGTLFFGQINIFLMLLVALDILPARRRLPGIGIGIAAGLKLTPAYMGLVLLFQKRWWAAVISVLTFFATVIIGFAFVPDARHFWEHAMFDSSRVGSSENTGSKSVLSVMQRTFGLEGGTVWILSVIVIFVFTCLALRTAMLRNNRSMAFALTGISSCLVSPFSWYHHFVWLVPLSMVLFIAVNEWAADRFGASFNGALAGLASLAAIVCFHIPFVSYPVWRAMSSRGIDELSQTTPWLGAIWTTLCLLFIVGYAIFGFMPRGSGVRSTSSGPKGIGLAKGRSAPAE, translated from the coding sequence ATGACTTTCGTGAACAGGCCCAAGCCGCGCCACGCGGTGACACCACCTCGTGCCGGCATATCAACGCCCCCGGAAAAGGAACTCGCCGGGGCGCCCGTTCTTATCGTTGGGTTGGGCGCGCTGATCGCATGGATGGTTGTGCGCATCTTCACCCAGCCGGAGGACCACGCGTTGCGGTGGCGAGTCCCCCTTGACCTGGAGATCTATCGCATGGGCGGGCAGGCGCTGCTGCGGGGCGAGAACCTGTACGACAAGGCCTACATCTTCGACCTGCCGTTTACCTACCCGCCGTTCGCAGGTGTGCTGTTTACCTCGTTCGCGTATCTGGCGGACAACGCGCTCATCATCCTGTGGCAGATCGGTATGCTCGCCGCCCTCGCGGCAATCATCGCTTTGGTGTTTCGCGAGCGAGGCTTCAAGCTCACCCCACTGACCCTCCTGGTCTGCGCGCTGCTGTCGTGCGCCAGCATCGGCAACGAAGCTGTCCACGGCACGCTCTTCTTTGGACAGATCAACATCTTCCTCATGCTCCTCGTCGCGCTCGATATCCTCCCCGCCCGTCGGCGCCTGCCGGGGATCGGCATCGGAATCGCCGCAGGGCTGAAACTAACCCCGGCCTACATGGGTTTGGTGCTGCTTTTCCAAAAGCGCTGGTGGGCTGCCGTTATCTCGGTGCTAACTTTCTTCGCGACCGTGATCATCGGTTTCGCCTTCGTGCCCGACGCCCGCCACTTCTGGGAACACGCTATGTTCGATTCCTCGCGCGTCGGCAGTTCCGAAAACACAGGGTCCAAATCCGTCCTCTCCGTGATGCAGCGCACCTTCGGGCTGGAGGGCGGCACAGTGTGGATCCTCTCGGTGATTGTTATCTTCGTTTTCACCTGCCTCGCGCTGCGCACGGCAATGCTGCGTAACAACCGCTCGATGGCGTTCGCGCTCACCGGCATCAGCTCCTGTCTGGTGTCCCCTTTTTCCTGGTACCACCACTTCGTCTGGCTCGTACCCCTGAGCATGGTGCTCTTCATCGCCGTCAACGAGTGGGCGGCCGACCGCTTCGGCGCTTCGTTTAACGGCGCCCTCGCTGGCCTCGCGTCCCTCGCGGCCATCGTCTGCTTCCACATCCCGTTCGTCTCCTACCCGGTGTGGCGCGCTATGTCGTCTCGCGGAATCGACGAGCTCTCCCAAACCACCCCGTGGCTCGGCGCGATCTGGACCACGCTGTGCCTCCTGTTCATCGTCGGTTACGCGATCTTCGGGTTCATGCCGCGTGGGAGCGGCGTCCGTAGCACCTCCTCTGGGCCCAAAGGTATCGGGCTGGCCAAGGGACGTTCTGCCCCGGCGGAATAA
- a CDS encoding thiazole synthase — MLTIAGREFSSRLIMGTGGASSMDMLERCLVASRTELTTVAMRRHSAGGSGESVFALLRRLGIAPLPNTAGCKTARDAVITAELAREALHTDWVKLEVIADDRTLLPDVVETVDACEMLINAGFTVLAYTSDDPVAAKRLEDIGAAAVMPLGSPIGTGLGILNPHNIELICSRAEVPVLIDAGVGTASDAALAMELGCSGVLLASAINRSQDPEAMANAMRLAVEAGALAAGAGRIPKREHAVASSSFEGLASWADQVL; from the coding sequence GTGCTTACTATCGCTGGCCGGGAGTTTTCCTCCCGCCTCATCATGGGCACCGGCGGCGCGAGCTCGATGGACATGCTCGAGCGCTGCCTGGTTGCCTCCCGCACGGAGCTGACGACCGTCGCGATGCGCCGCCACTCCGCCGGCGGCAGTGGCGAGTCGGTTTTCGCCTTGCTGCGCCGACTCGGTATCGCGCCACTGCCGAACACGGCGGGCTGCAAAACCGCGCGCGACGCGGTGATCACCGCCGAGCTCGCCCGCGAAGCACTGCATACGGATTGGGTCAAGCTCGAAGTCATCGCCGACGACCGCACGCTGCTGCCCGACGTGGTGGAGACCGTTGACGCCTGCGAGATGCTCATCAACGCCGGCTTTACCGTGCTCGCCTACACCTCGGACGACCCGGTGGCGGCAAAACGCCTCGAGGACATCGGCGCGGCGGCGGTGATGCCGCTCGGGTCGCCGATCGGCACCGGGCTGGGCATCCTCAACCCGCACAACATCGAGCTGATCTGTTCGCGCGCCGAGGTGCCCGTGCTCATCGACGCTGGCGTCGGCACGGCCTCCGACGCCGCGCTCGCCATGGAACTCGGCTGCTCCGGCGTTCTGCTGGCCAGCGCCATCAACCGCAGCCAGGACCCGGAGGCGATGGCCAACGCAATGCGCCTGGCAGTCGAGGCCGGAGCGTTGGCGGCCGGGGCCGGGCGGATTCCGAAACGGGAGCACGCGGTGGCGTCGTCAAGCTTCGAGGGCCTGGCGAGCTGGGCCGACCAGGTGCTCTAA
- a CDS encoding glycerol dehydrogenase, giving the protein MDMSRWIIAIAGAVIGALFFGWLLQMLGVTGILYTVLVLVGSAATSSLAGTLFKPR; this is encoded by the coding sequence ATGGATATGAGTCGCTGGATCATCGCAATCGCAGGCGCCGTTATCGGAGCGCTGTTCTTCGGCTGGCTGCTGCAGATGCTGGGCGTAACTGGCATTTTATACACGGTGCTCGTGCTCGTCGGCTCGGCCGCAACGTCCTCGCTGGCTGGCACCCTGTTCAAGCCCCGCTAG
- the thiS gene encoding sulfur carrier protein ThiS — translation MSRNILVNDTARDTDAATVSELVHEVLGHVPDAGTAVAIDSAVVPRSKWESTRLADGARVDILTAVQGG, via the coding sequence ATGAGCAGAAACATTTTGGTCAACGACACCGCGCGAGACACCGATGCGGCGACGGTCAGCGAGCTCGTGCACGAGGTGCTCGGGCACGTTCCCGACGCCGGCACCGCCGTCGCGATCGACTCGGCCGTCGTCCCGCGCTCGAAGTGGGAGTCGACGCGGCTTGCCGACGGGGCGCGCGTGGACATCCTCACCGCAGTCCAGGGGGGCTAG
- a CDS encoding flavin-containing monooxygenase produces MSTIDTLHRDVLIIGAGLSGINVAYRLPQGTTYEIIEARDRIGGTWDLFRYPGVRSDSDVFTLSYPFRPWTGHNSIVDGADLRDYIEDTADHYGISERITFNTRAVAANWDSESGQWTVSCEQDGNRVVYTARFLVAASGYYDYDNPHDPAFAGVEDFTGTILHPQFWPEDISFTGKNVVVIGSGATAMTLVPVLAEKAAKVTMLQRTPTYVLSQPRVDKLGNVIRSVLPRKLANTVMRSKNSAQQWVLVALSARFPSVVKRALNIATIVSTRSRTTAHEHFTPPYNPWEQRLCVVPDGDLFRALRQSRAEVVTAHIDHFVADGIKLVDGGVVPADVIVTATGLRIKLLGGVELSIDGRAVDFSERYTWYGTMYSDVPNFAAVIGYINHSWTVRSDLTAKMIARILRRLRASQSTSVTPVTPATVGEGRPYMDMQSGYLSRAAAVMPRSTQNYPWSAKQNVLEDTWNTSRARLDDGLVWS; encoded by the coding sequence ATGTCCACTATTGACACACTCCACCGCGACGTTCTCATCATCGGCGCGGGACTATCCGGCATCAACGTCGCCTACCGCTTGCCGCAGGGAACCACCTACGAAATCATCGAGGCCCGCGACCGCATCGGTGGCACCTGGGACCTGTTCCGCTATCCCGGGGTGCGCTCCGACTCAGACGTGTTCACGCTGTCCTATCCATTTCGACCGTGGACCGGCCACAATTCCATCGTCGATGGGGCAGACCTGCGCGACTACATCGAGGACACTGCGGACCACTACGGCATCTCGGAGCGCATCACCTTCAACACCCGCGCCGTCGCCGCGAACTGGGACAGCGAGTCGGGTCAGTGGACCGTCAGCTGCGAACAGGACGGCAACCGCGTTGTCTACACCGCCAGGTTCCTTGTCGCCGCGAGCGGGTACTACGACTACGACAACCCCCACGACCCCGCCTTCGCGGGCGTCGAGGACTTCACCGGGACCATCCTCCACCCGCAGTTTTGGCCCGAGGACATAAGCTTCACCGGAAAGAACGTCGTGGTCATCGGCTCGGGCGCGACAGCAATGACGCTTGTGCCTGTGCTGGCGGAAAAGGCCGCCAAGGTGACTATGCTGCAGCGCACGCCCACCTACGTGCTCAGCCAGCCGCGGGTGGACAAGCTTGGCAACGTCATCCGCTCGGTGTTGCCGCGCAAACTGGCAAACACCGTCATGCGGAGCAAAAACAGCGCGCAACAGTGGGTACTGGTCGCGCTGAGCGCGCGTTTCCCGAGCGTGGTCAAGCGGGCGCTCAACATTGCAACCATCGTCTCGACCCGGTCGCGAACCACCGCGCACGAACACTTCACCCCGCCGTACAACCCCTGGGAACAGCGCCTGTGCGTTGTGCCCGACGGTGATCTCTTCCGCGCCCTCAGGCAGTCGCGGGCGGAGGTCGTCACCGCACACATCGATCACTTCGTCGCAGACGGCATCAAGCTTGTCGACGGCGGCGTCGTCCCCGCCGATGTCATCGTCACCGCCACGGGCCTGCGCATCAAACTGCTCGGCGGGGTGGAGCTATCCATCGACGGGCGCGCGGTCGATTTCTCCGAGCGCTACACCTGGTACGGCACCATGTACTCTGACGTGCCGAACTTCGCGGCCGTGATCGGCTACATCAACCACTCGTGGACGGTGCGCTCGGACCTGACGGCGAAGATGATCGCGCGCATCCTGCGTCGCCTGCGCGCCAGCCAATCGACATCGGTCACCCCGGTCACCCCGGCGACGGTGGGCGAGGGCAGACCGTACATGGACATGCAGTCCGGCTACCTGTCGCGCGCAGCGGCCGTGATGCCGAGGTCGACGCAGAACTACCCGTGGTCAGCCAAGCAGAACGTGCTCGAAGACACCTGGAACACCTCCCGTGCGCGCCTTGACGACGGCCTGGTCTGGTCTTAG
- a CDS encoding cation diffusion facilitator family transporter: protein MIDEQKLLERFMWLSIAASVATIALKLAAAWVTGSVGFLSDAIESFINLAAAIVGLIALKVAAKPADENHNFGHSKAEYFSAQVEGSMILLAAVAIIYTAVQRLIEPQPIEQAGVGLVLSALAAGLNLGVGMALVRAGRKYRSATLGADGHHLLTDVWTTVGVIASIVLVWLTGWEILDPLIALAVGVNILFTGYMLLKNSFISLLSEALPEDERLAIKAFLDEFSVDHDVEFTDVRTAAFGRERFVNVVMQVPGQWSVDRSHEYADMIEEGIDVTLGGATTVVHVEPLGTETDVEFNWI, encoded by the coding sequence GTGATTGATGAACAGAAGCTGCTCGAGCGGTTCATGTGGTTGTCCATCGCGGCCTCCGTGGCAACGATTGCGCTCAAACTCGCCGCGGCCTGGGTCACCGGGTCCGTGGGTTTCCTCTCCGACGCCATCGAATCCTTTATCAACCTGGCGGCCGCTATTGTCGGGCTCATCGCGCTGAAGGTCGCTGCGAAACCGGCGGATGAGAACCACAACTTCGGCCACTCCAAAGCGGAGTATTTCTCCGCCCAGGTAGAGGGCTCGATGATCCTGCTGGCGGCGGTAGCGATCATCTACACCGCGGTGCAGCGCCTGATTGAGCCCCAGCCCATCGAGCAGGCTGGCGTGGGCCTGGTCCTCTCCGCGCTCGCCGCCGGACTCAACCTCGGCGTCGGCATGGCGCTGGTTCGCGCTGGCAGGAAGTACCGCTCGGCGACGCTGGGCGCCGACGGCCACCACCTGCTTACCGACGTGTGGACCACCGTGGGCGTTATCGCAAGCATCGTGCTCGTGTGGCTGACCGGCTGGGAGATCCTCGACCCGCTCATTGCCTTGGCGGTGGGCGTCAACATCCTGTTCACCGGCTACATGCTCCTGAAAAACTCCTTCATCAGCCTGCTCTCGGAGGCCTTGCCGGAAGACGAGCGACTTGCCATCAAAGCATTCCTCGACGAGTTCTCCGTAGATCACGACGTGGAGTTCACCGACGTGCGCACCGCCGCCTTCGGCCGGGAGCGTTTTGTCAACGTGGTCATGCAGGTGCCGGGCCAGTGGAGCGTGGATCGCTCCCACGAGTACGCGGACATGATCGAAGAGGGCATCGATGTCACGCTCGGGGGCGCGACGACGGTGGTACACGTCGAGCCGCTGGGCACCGAGACCGACGTGGAGTTCAACTGGATCTAA